Genomic DNA from Lutibacter sp. A80:
AATTTTAAAATAAAACTCAAATTATAGAAAATAAGATACTCCAAAATAAAAATTTGAAGTGTCAATTGATAATTCAAATCCGCTTGATTGAGTATTATTCGAATTATCATCAACTTTACTATTCCAATAACCTAATGAGCCAATATTTGCATCCAACGCAATCTTGTTGTTTAAAAAATAAGTAATACCAGGTCTAATTCCAATAAAATAATTATTTGCTGAACTAATGAAATTAGAATTATCATAATCACTTTCAAAACTAGAATATCTAAATTCACCTTTTAAATTTAAAGTTAGTTTTTTTCCAACAGGGAAATATTTTTTGATATAAGGAATAATACTCCAAATATTTGTTGTCGATATAGATTCTGTGTCTATATCATAAGTAATAGATTCATCTTTAGAGTATCCATATCCAAGCCCAATGCCAATAAATAGATTGTTTTTAATAGCATAGCTAATTTTTGGTTCAAAACTAATAGTATAGCTTTTTCTTTCTGAATTCGAAAAAGAAGAATTTTCAATCTCCATTTCACTTGTATTAAATGAAATATTACCACCAAAATTCCAAGTTCCATTTGGAATCGTTAATTTCTCATTTGTATTTTGCCCAAAAGTAAATGTGTAAGCAAGAATCATTGCTATAAATAAAAAATTTTTCATAATTTTTTTTTAAAGTTAAGTTTAATCAATCATCAAATTTTATACCAATCCAATTTTATTTAAATAATTATTCAGTGATTGAGTACAGCAGTTTGTTAAGCAATTAAAGGCAACGTGTTATTCTTTCGGAAATAACACTTCTATTCCAAACATTGGATTTAAAATCTCTTCCTTCATCTTTTTTTTATTTTTATAATCGATAGAACCATTTTTCCAACCTGAATTATGATAATTTGACCAAGTTAAAGATTTATCATTTTCGTTTTGAGTAAATCTGTACATTGGTCCGAAGTAAGAGTATTTTTTTATTTTCCCATATGTGTTGACCATTTCAATTCCGATATAAATTCCGTTTTCAGGAAATGGTATTTTTAAATCTTTTACATTAACCCATAAGCGGTATTTTTTATTTTTAGGTTTCACATAAAAATTTTCATTGTGTAATTCTTTTCCTGGCTTATTGCCTAAAGTGTCAAGTTCATAAAATTTTATATTAAATGTTGCTATATATTCCGCATCTTTTCTTTTTTTTAAGTCTATATAAATTCTATTTAGTTGACCTTT
This window encodes:
- a CDS encoding porin family protein, with protein sequence MKNFLFIAMILAYTFTFGQNTNEKLTIPNGTWNFGGNISFNTSEMEIENSSFSNSERKSYTISFEPKISYAIKNNLFIGIGLGYGYSKDESITYDIDTESISTTNIWSIIPYIKKYFPVGKKLTLNLKGEFRYSSFESDYDNSNFISSANNYFIGIRPGITYFLNNKIALDANIGSLGYWNSKVDDNSNNTQSSGFELSIDTSNFYFGVSYFL
- a CDS encoding carboxypeptidase-like regulatory domain-containing protein encodes the protein MKKISFILFLISINILNSQTINGIVKDSTTGENIVFANIVLKNGKGTYSSEFGIFELELMNINTDTLKISTLGYESKTLTFIDFKNLKKLEVLLNSKIESLDEVLISSKKIKYNDRVILGEKKEGNISVTSLVGYETALFIDNPRKIKGQLNRIYIDLKKRKDAEYIATFNIKFYELDTLGNKPGKELHNENFYVKPKNKKYRLWVNVKDLKIPFPENGIYIGIEMVNTYGKIKKYSYFGPMYRFTQNENDKSLTWSNYHNSGWKNGSIDYKNKKKMKEEILNPMFGIEVLFPKE